In Longimicrobiales bacterium, the genomic window ACATCGGCTGCATCTGTTGCGACGGTCTCTTCAGCAGGTCGGGTCACTTCGGTAGCAGATGGTACGGCAGTGATCACGGCAACATCGGGCTCAGTCAGCGCAACAGCAGCGGTTACGGTGGTCCAGGTCGCTACGTCAGTCACGCTCGCGCCGACGAGTCTCTCGTTCTCGTCATTCGCGGACACGACTCAACTCACGGCGACGGTCAAGGACGCGAACGACAGCGTGATCAGTGGTGCCACAGTGACGTGGGCTACGTCGGCTGCGTCCGTGGCAACTGTGTCCTCCACTGGCCTGGTCACTTCGGTCGCGGACGGCACGGCAGTGATCACTGCGACCTCGGGTTCAGTCAGTGCAACAGCAGCTGTGACCGTCACTCAGGGTGCTTCATCGATCACGGTGTCACCGACGACTGTGAGCTTCGCTTCACTGGCTGACACAGCAACACTGACCGCGACCGTGAAGGACTCAGGCGGGAACGTGATGTCGGGTGTGACGGTCGTGTGGACTACATCAACTGCGTCCGTTGCTACAGTCTCTTCCGCTGGTCTCGTGACTTCGGTTGCAGACGGAACGGCCACGGTCACGGCAACGTTCGGTGCGTTGGCAGCAACCACCTCGGCGACGGTGGCCCAGGTGGCTGCTTCGATCACGCTGTCACCGACCACTGCGAGCTTCGCTTCACTGGGTGACACGGCGACGCTCACTGCTGCGGTAAAGGACGCAAACGACAGTACGATGTCAGGTGCGACGGTCTCGTGGACGACATCGGCTGCATCCGTAGCGACGGTCTCTTCCTCTGGTCTGGTCACTTCGGTAGCAGATGGTACGGCAGTGATCACGGCAACATCGGGCTCAGTCAGCGCAACAGCAGCGGTTACGGTGGTCCAGGTCGCTACGTCAGTCACGCTCGCGCCGACGAGTC contains:
- a CDS encoding Ig-like domain-containing protein, which codes for MRYIRLAAVLLLLACGDTPTSPPTTPTTPTTPTPVATSITLSATSLSFSSLGETSQLSATVKDQNGATMSGASVSWSSSSASVATVSSSGLVTSVADGTATITATSGSANGTAAVTVAMPASLELSDTLLTFSALADTTQLTATVKNAAGSTISGATVTWAVSDDAVATVSSAGLVTSVANGSATVTATSGEVSDTVAVTVAQVASTVELSPTTLSLTSIGDTATVTATVKDAAGSVVAGAAVTWTTSAASVATVSSAGRVTSVADGTAVITATSGSVSATAAVTVVQVATSVTLAPTSLSFSSFADTTQLTATVKDANDSVISGATVTWATSAASVATVSSTGLVTSVADGTAVITATSGSVSATAAVTVTQGASSITVSPTTVSFASLADTATLTATVKDSGGNVMSGVTVVWTTSTASVATVSSAGLVTSVADGTATVTATFGALAATTSATVAQVAASITLSPTTASFASLGDTATLTAAVKDANDSTMSGATVSWTTSAASVATVSSSGLVTSVADGTAVITATSGSVSATAAVTVVQVATSVTLAPTS